In Actinomycetes bacterium, the DNA window ACGCCCCCCTCCCAATCGCGCACCAAGTCGTAAGCGGATGGCCGGAGGGTCTGCTCGTAACCTGCGGTGAGGGATCGCGCTGATGAAATGGCCTCAGTGCAGCGGGGCTGCCATCGGCCCGGTCGCGTGCCAGCCGAGCACGAACGGGGCCATCATCCCGAACGTCATCGCCACGTGCGCGACGACGAGGGCCAGCCACGCCCACCATGTCTGCGTCCTGGCACTCCCGCCGCCGAACGTGAGGACGGCCAGCACCAAGATGGGCACGGCCGTGAGTACGTACCCGCCGACGGCGATCAGGTCGACTGGGCCGCGCCAGCCGCCGCTGTCGGTGAGCGGCCACACCGCCCACCGGAGCAGGTAGGCTGCGGCGACGGTCAGGTAGACAGCCAGGAATGCGATCGCCGCCCGCCCGACCCACGCCGGGGCCAGCCCGAGCGCGGCGGGCACCAAGCCGAGGTAGATGACCAGGAACGGCACCGCCATGAACAGCAGCAGGTTCCAGGGCTGGTTGGCCATGAGCAGGCCCATGTAGTGGGTTGGGACGTCGGTGGCTCGGCCAGCGGCGGTGATGTCCGGCAGGAGTGCC includes these proteins:
- a CDS encoding DUF6803 family protein, with product ALLPDITAAGRATDVPTHYMGLLMANQPWNLLLFMAVPFLVIYLGLVPAALGLAPAWVGRAAIAFLAVYLTVAAAYLLRWAVWPLTDSGGWRGPVDLIAVGGYVLTAVPILVLAVLTFGGGSARTQTWWAWLALVVAHVAMTFGMMAPFVLGWHATGPMAAPLH